AAAGGAAGTGGTGGTACTCATAATGGAATGAAATCTATAACGAAGTGTTTAGGTTCAAATGATTTCCCAAGAGTGAGAGTAGGTGTATCTAAGCCAGAAATTGGCCAAGACTTAGCAGACTTTGTGCTTTCTAGATTTAGAAAAGAAGAATCTGATTATATAAATGAAGCACTAGAAAAAGCGGCGTGTGCTGTTGACTCAATAATAAGAGAAAATATAGACATGTCTATGAACAAATACAATGGATAGTGAGAGGGAGATTTAAATGAATGATGTTTTTTTATATCCTTTGCAGAACTCAAAAGAGTATAAATATATAATAAACTGCATAAAAAATACAAAAGGCTCATTATTGGTTAATGGACTTTTACCAGTACAAAAACCTCATATATCATATTCTATGTTTAATGATTTGTCACGACAAATGATTTTCGTCACAAGTAGTGATTTAGAAGCAAAAAAAGTATATGAAGATTTAAATTTTTATGTTGGGGATAAGGTCGAATATTTAGGATTTCAAGATATTTACTTTTATCATTTAGATGCAAAGGACAGAAACGAAGAAGCGAAAAAATTAAAGGTATTGTTAAAACTAGCAAAGAAAGAAAAAATAATTTTAGTTACTTCTATTGAAGCAGTTTTAAGAAAATATATACCAAAACAAGTTTTACTTGATAGTGTATCTCACTACAAAGTGGGGGATAGTTTAAATTTAGAAAAATTAACTGAGAAATTAGTTTCTTTAGGATATGAAAGAGTTTCAAAAATAGAGGGGTTTGGTCAATTTAGTATAAGAGGTGGAATTATTGATGTATTCTCACTTGAGTATACAAATCCGATTCGTATGGAATTATTTGATGATGAGATAGATTCCATACGAACTTTTGACGTATTTTCTCAAAAATCAATTGATAAGTTACAACAATTCTCTATAACCCCTTCAAGAGAATTTATTTATCCAGAAAAAACTACAGATGCATTAGTTAGATTAAAAAAAGAAACAACTAAAAATACTGATGAAGGAACTTTTCAAAATATAGAATATATATCAAGTAAGACTTATTTTGAAGGTGTAGAAAACTATATAGATTATATCTATCCAGAAGAAAACAAAAGTATATTTACTTATCTAGCAGATGATGCAATAGTATTTATCAATGATATAACAAGACTTAAGGAAAGATGTGAAAATTACTTAAATGAGTTTAGAGAAAATTATAAATTAAACCTTGAAAGAGGTTTGGCTATTAAAAATCAAGGAAAATTATTATACCATTATACAGATTTGGAGTATCTAGTAAAAGACAAGTCCGTAGTCTTAAATTCACTATTACCAAAGTCTATAAATAACTTTTCTGTAAAATCCATAATAAATTTTGAAAGTAGAGAAGTACCTACATTTAATGGAAAAGTAGACTTACTTATAGAAGAATTAAATCGGCTGAAGTACAATGGCTATAAAATAATTTTGGCTACAAATACATTGGAAAGAGCAAATAAATTACGAAAAGATTTATTGGATAAAGGCTTAGAAACGACTGTTTCTAAAGATAGAGATATTGAAATTAAATCTTCTCAAATTGTAATTGCACCTGCACATATAAATAGTGGTTTTCAGTATAAATCTATAAAATTTGTTGTAATAACAGATAATGAAATGATAGGTGTTTATAAAAGAGCCTCTAAGACTACTAATAAAAAAGCCAAAAAAGGAAAGAAAATAGAGTCATTTTTAGATTTAAGCGTTGGAGATTATGTAGTACATGAAAATAGTGGTGTAGGTAGATACACAGGAATTGAACAAATTACAGTTAATGCTATCAAAAAAGATTACATGAAAATAGTTTACCAAGGTGGAGATAATTTATATGTACCAATAGACCAGATGGATAAAGTACAAAAATATATTGGTGCAGAGGTAGAAAAAGTTAAGTTAAATAAGCTTGGAACTAATGAGTGGACAAAGGCAAAGGCAAAAGTCAAAAAAGAAATTGAAGATATGACAAAGGACCTAATTGAACTCTATGCAAAGCGTGAAAAGATACAAGGGTATAAGTTTTCAAAAGATACACCTTGGCAGGCAGAGTTTGAATCCTTGTTTCCATATCAAGAAACAGAAGACCAGTTAAAAGCAATAGAGGAAACTAAAAGTGATATGGAATCAAGTAAAGTAATGGATAGACTTGTCTGTGGAGATGTTGGCTATGGAAAAACAGAAGTAGCAATTAGAAGCATTTTTAAGGCATGTATGGACCAAAAACAGGTTGCAGTATTAGTTCCAACAACAATACTAGCTCAACAACATTACAATACATTTAAAGAAAGGTTTGAAAATTATCCTTTAAGAGTGGAAGTTTTAAGTAGATTCAAGACTCCAAAGCAACAAAAGCAGATTATTGAAGATGCTAAAAAAGGGTTAGTAGATATTCTAATTGGTACTCATAGAATAATATCTAAAGATATAAATTTACCAAACTTGGGTCTTGTAGTTATTGATGAGGAACAAAGATTTGGTGTAAAACACAAAGAAGCTTTAAAGAAAATTAAATCTACAGTAGACGTGCTTACACTTTCAGCAACTCCTATACCAAGAACTCTACATATGTCTTTAAGTGGGATAAGAGATATGAGTGTTATAGAAGAACCACCACAAGAAAGACACCCTGTAATAACATATGTTACTGAGAGTAAGGAAAGCGTAATTCAAGATGAAATAGAAAGAGAATTAAGCAGAGGTGGACAGGTATTCTTCGTATACAATCGAGTTGAGCATATTGAAGAAATGGCAAGTATGATTCAAAAGCTTGTGCCAGATGCTAGAGTAGCTGTTGCACATGGAAGAATGACTTCTAAATCACTAGAAAATATAATCTTAGGATTTTTAAATAAAGACTATGATGTGCTAGTATGTACTACAATAATAGAAACAGGTATGGATATATCCAATGCAAATACCATGATTATATACGATGCAGATAAAATGGGATTAGCTCAGTTATATCAGTTAAGAGGTAGGGTTGGAAGAAGTTCCAGACAAGGATATGCATATCTCATGTATGAAAAAGATAAGACTTTAAGTGAAATAGCAGAAAAAAGACTAAAGGCTATTAGAGAATTTACAGAATTTGGCTCAGGATTTAAAATAGCGATGAGAGACCTTGAAATCAGAGGGGCTGGAAATATTTTAGGCTCTCAACAACATGGTCATATGGCAGTGATAGGTTATGATTTATATGTTAAAATGCTTAACGATGCAATTAAAAAGGTTAAAGGTGAACCTATTGTTGAAGAAATTGATGTTGAAATAGATTTAAGTGTAAATGCATATATTCCAGACAATTATATTAAGGATGAACTGATTAAGATTGAAATGTATAAGAAAATTGCTTCTATTGAAAATAGGGAAGATATGTTGGATATACAAGAAGAGCTTGAAGATAGATTCTCTGATATACCTAAACCAGTACAAACACTACTTACAATAGCTTATATAAAATCGTTGTGTAAGATATTAAAAATAGAAAAAATTAGACAAGTAAAAGATGAAATATTATTAGTTCCAATAACAAAGTATAGAACTAAACAAAAAATAGGTTATAATATAGTTACAGAATTAGAAGAACTGTTAGAAAAAATGTGCAAGGTTAAATAACTTGTAAATTTAAGAAGGGATGTTTTAAATTTGAAAAAAGTAATAACGTTAGTAATAGCTATGATAGTTGTAGTATCAATAACAGCTTGTAGCGCAAGCACAGATGGAACTGTAGCAACAGTAAATGGTACAAAAATATCATCAGATGAATTTAAAAAAACTATAGCTCTTTATAAAGATTCTATGGAGCAAACTTACGGAAAAGATATATGGGATAAAGAAGTTGAAAAAGGAGTAAAGTATAAGGACAAGTTTAAAGACTTAATTCTTGAACAACTTATAACTACAGAAGTTATATATTCACAAGCTAAAAAAGATAACTTACTTCCTAAAAAAGAAGATGTTGAAAAAAGTTTTAAAGATTTAAAAGATGCTATGAGTAAAGATGAAAAATATAAAGAGCAACTTGAAAAATTAGGTATAGATGATACATTTTTAAAAGACCAACAAGAAAAAGATTTAGCTATGCAAAACTATCAAGCTAATTTTACTAAAGAAACTAAAATATCAGATGAAGAAATGAAAAAATACTATGATACACATAAAGATGAATTCAAAAAAGATGAGGTAGAAGCTTCTCATATTTTATTAAAAACAGTAGATGACAACAATAAGCCACTTTCAGATGAGAAAAAGGCAGAAGCTAAGAAAAAAGCTGAAGAAG
This sequence is a window from Clostridioides difficile. Protein-coding genes within it:
- a CDS encoding peptidylprolyl isomerase: MKKVITLVIAMIVVVSITACSASTDGTVATVNGTKISSDEFKKTIALYKDSMEQTYGKDIWDKEVEKGVKYKDKFKDLILEQLITTEVIYSQAKKDNLLPKKEDVEKSFKDLKDAMSKDEKYKEQLEKLGIDDTFLKDQQEKDLAMQNYQANFTKETKISDEEMKKYYDTHKDEFKKDEVEASHILLKTVDDNNKPLSDEKKAEAKKKAEEALKEVKSGEDFAKVAKKYSQDASASDGGKLGFFSRGQMVAEFEEAAFSMKKGEISDLVETQYGYHIIKVTDKVNEQTPFEDSKETIKEQLLKNKYQEKIEKLTKEAKVEKDEKIINTITI
- the mfd gene encoding transcription-repair coupling factor, with the translated sequence MNDVFLYPLQNSKEYKYIINCIKNTKGSLLVNGLLPVQKPHISYSMFNDLSRQMIFVTSSDLEAKKVYEDLNFYVGDKVEYLGFQDIYFYHLDAKDRNEEAKKLKVLLKLAKKEKIILVTSIEAVLRKYIPKQVLLDSVSHYKVGDSLNLEKLTEKLVSLGYERVSKIEGFGQFSIRGGIIDVFSLEYTNPIRMELFDDEIDSIRTFDVFSQKSIDKLQQFSITPSREFIYPEKTTDALVRLKKETTKNTDEGTFQNIEYISSKTYFEGVENYIDYIYPEENKSIFTYLADDAIVFINDITRLKERCENYLNEFRENYKLNLERGLAIKNQGKLLYHYTDLEYLVKDKSVVLNSLLPKSINNFSVKSIINFESREVPTFNGKVDLLIEELNRLKYNGYKIILATNTLERANKLRKDLLDKGLETTVSKDRDIEIKSSQIVIAPAHINSGFQYKSIKFVVITDNEMIGVYKRASKTTNKKAKKGKKIESFLDLSVGDYVVHENSGVGRYTGIEQITVNAIKKDYMKIVYQGGDNLYVPIDQMDKVQKYIGAEVEKVKLNKLGTNEWTKAKAKVKKEIEDMTKDLIELYAKREKIQGYKFSKDTPWQAEFESLFPYQETEDQLKAIEETKSDMESSKVMDRLVCGDVGYGKTEVAIRSIFKACMDQKQVAVLVPTTILAQQHYNTFKERFENYPLRVEVLSRFKTPKQQKQIIEDAKKGLVDILIGTHRIISKDINLPNLGLVVIDEEQRFGVKHKEALKKIKSTVDVLTLSATPIPRTLHMSLSGIRDMSVIEEPPQERHPVITYVTESKESVIQDEIERELSRGGQVFFVYNRVEHIEEMASMIQKLVPDARVAVAHGRMTSKSLENIILGFLNKDYDVLVCTTIIETGMDISNANTMIIYDADKMGLAQLYQLRGRVGRSSRQGYAYLMYEKDKTLSEIAEKRLKAIREFTEFGSGFKIAMRDLEIRGAGNILGSQQHGHMAVIGYDLYVKMLNDAIKKVKGEPIVEEIDVEIDLSVNAYIPDNYIKDELIKIEMYKKIASIENREDMLDIQEELEDRFSDIPKPVQTLLTIAYIKSLCKILKIEKIRQVKDEILLVPITKYRTKQKIGYNIVTELEELLEKMCKVK